One Dysosmobacter welbionis DNA segment encodes these proteins:
- a CDS encoding WecB/TagA/CpsF family glycosyltransferase: protein MRIDVLGVGFDNLTMAEAVERGMELVRSPGPHYVVTPNPEIVEVCREDSGARAAVNGADLVLPDGIGVIKGAAMLGTPLKERTPGVEFATHLMDKLAEEGKSLYLLGAKPGVAEQAGAKLAAAHPGLRIAGTHDGYFKEDGPVVAAIRQSGADVVFVCLGAPKQEKWMAKNGTATGARLLCGLGGSLDVFAGVVERAPKFWTDHGLEWFYRLCKEPRRIGRMMKLPLFLIHVKQEKRHR from the coding sequence ATGCGCATCGACGTGCTGGGCGTCGGCTTTGACAACCTGACCATGGCAGAGGCCGTGGAGCGGGGGATGGAGCTGGTCCGCAGTCCGGGCCCCCACTATGTGGTGACCCCCAATCCGGAGATCGTGGAGGTCTGCCGGGAGGACAGCGGGGCCAGGGCCGCGGTGAACGGCGCGGATCTGGTGCTGCCGGACGGCATCGGCGTCATCAAGGGCGCGGCCATGCTGGGGACGCCTCTGAAGGAAAGGACGCCGGGCGTTGAATTCGCGACCCATTTGATGGATAAACTGGCGGAGGAAGGGAAGTCCCTCTACCTCCTGGGCGCCAAGCCCGGTGTTGCGGAGCAGGCGGGAGCGAAGCTGGCCGCGGCCCATCCGGGGCTGCGGATCGCCGGCACCCACGACGGCTATTTCAAGGAGGACGGCCCGGTGGTAGCGGCCATCCGCCAAAGCGGCGCGGACGTGGTGTTCGTCTGCCTGGGCGCCCCCAAGCAGGAGAAGTGGATGGCGAAGAACGGCACCGCCACAGGCGCCCGGCTGTTGTGCGGCCTGGGGGGCAGTCTGGACGTATTCGCCGGCGTGGTGGAGCGGGCCCCAAAATTCTGGACCGACCACGGGCTGGAGTGGTTCTACCGCCTGTGCAAGGAGCCCCGCCGCATCGGCCGGATGATGAAGCTGCCGCTGTTTTTAATCCATGTCAAGCAGGAGAAGAGACACAGATGA